The Rhinolophus ferrumequinum isolate MPI-CBG mRhiFer1 chromosome 4, mRhiFer1_v1.p, whole genome shotgun sequence genome has a window encoding:
- the CDKN2AIP gene encoding CDKN2A-interacting protein isoform X1 — MAQEVSEYLSQNPRVASWVEALRSDGETDKHWRHRREFLLRNAGDLAPTGGADSANTEEAADAESGTRNRQLQQLISFSMAWANHIFLGCRYPQKVMDKILSMAEGIKVTDAPIHTTRDELVAKVKKRGISSSNEGVEEPTKKRVIEGKNNSAVEQEHAKNSAKTERASAQQENSSACTGSSTKLESSGNSTRSSGTSSQNSSTSDGDRSVSNQNSSSVSSQVTTAGSGKASESEAPDKHGSALFVSSLLKSSMNSHVSQSTDSKQQSGSPKSALEGSSVSASPSISEIEVPLLGSSGSSEVELPLLSSKPSSETTSSGLTSKTSSEASLSSLVSKNSSSSGTSLLTPKSSTSANTPMLTSKSTSQVAASLLASKSSSQTSGSLVSKSTSLASVSQLASKGSSQSSTSQLPSKSTSQSSESSVKFTCCKLTNEDVKQKQPFFNRLYKTVAWKLVAVGGFSPNVNHGELLNAAIEALKATLDVFFVPLKELADLPQNKSSQESIVCELRCKSVYLGTGCGKSKENAKAVASREALKLFLKKKVVVKICKRKYRGSEIEDLVLLDEESRPVNLPPALKHPQELL; from the exons ATGGCGCAGGAGGTGTCGGAGTACCTGAGCCAGAACCCGCGGGTGGCCTCCTGGGTGGAAGCGCTGCGCAGCGACGGCGAGACTGACAAACACTGGCGCCACCGCCGAGAGTTTCTGCTCCGTAACGCCGGGGACCTGGCCCCCACTGGCGGCGCTGACTCCGCTAATACGGAGGAAGCTGCTGACGCCGAGAGCGGGACCCGCAATAGGCAGCTGCAGCAGCTCATCTCCTTTTCCATGGCCTGGGCCAACCACATCTTCCTCGGGTGCCG gtATCCTCAAAAAGTTATGGATAAAATACTTAGTATGGCCGAAGGCATCAAAGTGACAGATGCTCCAATCCATACAACAAGAGACGAACTGGTTGCCAAGGTGAAGAAAAGAGGGATATCAAGTAGCAATG aagGGGTAGAAGAGCCAACGAAAAAACgagttatagaaggaaaaaacaattctGCAGTTGAGCAAGAGCATGCAAAAAATTCTGCCAAAACAGAACGTGCATCAGCTCAGCAGGAAAACAGCTCAGCATGTACAGGGTCGTCTACCAAATTAGAGAGTAGTGGGAACTCTACTCGGAGCTCTGGCACCTCGAGTCAGAATAGTTCTACAAGTGATGGAGATCGATCCGTTTCCAACCAAAACAGCAGCAGCGTTTCCTCTCAGGTAACAACAGCAGGATCTGGAAAAGCTTCTGAATCCGAAGCCCCAGATAAACACGGTTCAgcattatttgtttcttcattgttgaAATCCAGTATGAATAGTCATGTGAGCCAGTCCACTGATTCCAAACAACAAAGTGGATCACCTAAAAGTGCTTTGGAAGGCTCTTCAGTCTCAGCTTCTCCAAGCATCTCAGAGATTGAGGTGCCCTTGTTGGGCTCCTCAGGAAGCTCAGAAGTAGAGTTGCCACTGTTGTCTTCTAAACCTAGTTCAGAGACAACTTCAAGTGGGTTAACTTCCAAAACCAGTTCAGAGGCAAGTCTTTCATCATTGGTTTCTAAAAACAGTTCCTCATCAGGCACATCCTTACTAACTCCCAAGAGCAGCACATCAGCAAATACACCAATGCTGACATCCAAAAGCACTTCGCAGGTAGCTGCATCACTGTTAGCTTCCAAGAGCAGCTCCCAGACCAGTGGATCTCTGGTTTCCAAAAGCACTTCCTTAGCAAGTGTGTCCCAGCTGGCGTCTAAGGGTAGTTCTCAATCTAGCACATCCCAGTTGCCTTCTAAAAGTACTTCCCAGTCAAGTGAGAGTTCTGTCAAATTCACTTGTTGCAAGTTAACCAATGAAGATGTGAAACAGAAGCAACCTTTTTTTAATAGACTGTATAAAACAGTAGCATGGAAGTTGGTAGCTGTTGGTGGCTTTAGTCCCAATGTGAATCACGGAGAGCTCCTGAATGCAGCTATCGAGGCTCTGAAAGCAACACTGGATGTGTTTTTTGTCCCACTAAAAGAACTGGCAGATCTGCCTCAAAATAAGAGCTCTCAAGAAAGTATTGTTTGTGAATTGAGATGCAAGTCTGTGTATTTGGGCACTGGCTgtgggaaaagcaaagaaaatgcaaaagcagTTGCATCAAGAGAAGCACTGAAGCTATTTCTCAAGAAAAAGGTGGtagtaaaaatatgtaaaaggaaataTAGAGGGAGTGAAATAGAAGACCTAGTACTCCTTGATGAAGAATCAAGGCCTGTAAACTTACCTCCAGCATTAAAACATCCTCAAGAATTACTATAA
- the CDKN2AIP gene encoding CDKN2A-interacting protein isoform X2 encodes MAQEVSEYLSQNPRVASWVEALRSDGETDKHWRHRREFLLRNAGDLAPTGGADSANTEEAADAESGTRNRQLQQLISFSMAWANHIFLGCRYPQKVMDKILSMAEGIKVTDAPIHTTRDELVAKKG; translated from the exons ATGGCGCAGGAGGTGTCGGAGTACCTGAGCCAGAACCCGCGGGTGGCCTCCTGGGTGGAAGCGCTGCGCAGCGACGGCGAGACTGACAAACACTGGCGCCACCGCCGAGAGTTTCTGCTCCGTAACGCCGGGGACCTGGCCCCCACTGGCGGCGCTGACTCCGCTAATACGGAGGAAGCTGCTGACGCCGAGAGCGGGACCCGCAATAGGCAGCTGCAGCAGCTCATCTCCTTTTCCATGGCCTGGGCCAACCACATCTTCCTCGGGTGCCG gtATCCTCAAAAAGTTATGGATAAAATACTTAGTATGGCCGAAGGCATCAAAGTGACAGATGCTCCAATCCATACAACAAGAGACGAACTGGTTGCCAAG aagGGGTAG